The Gossypium arboreum isolate Shixiya-1 chromosome 4, ASM2569848v2, whole genome shotgun sequence DNA segment TCTACTATGTCCATCTCGATACAAcaacaaatcatatatatattaagtCATTTAAGTAGCAAAACAAAAACGAGAACATATATGAAAGATGAACAAAAAAGCAAGTCTTTATGGTGCACAAGAAGAAATAATCCAAAAAAGCGTACCCTTTATCTTTCCCTTCTTCCCCTTTCTTTTCTGTTCAGTATCCGAAAGTAAATATGATGATGAAGTAGCAGGTGAAGCTGCTGCAGAAGATTGTGAATTCCTCCACCAGTAATTTCTCTAACTCAGGTTTCAATTCCCTGTTACAAAAATCGAAAAGCATCAACCAATAAAATGAGAACTGAGAAGAAGATGGGTGAAATAGCTGAGTGAGGGTTTTGGCTTATCGATTAGTCGCAGCAGAGGAGTGCGACGATGATGCAGCAGATGGTCGAGTCGACGGTGATGCAATAGATAGTTGGGTCCGGCGATGGAGAGATGGGTTGGGTTTGGATTTGCTGAAAATTTAGGGTTAGGGGGAAAATTTTAGGGGAAAACACTTAAACTTTTTAGGTATGTCTTTTGGGATAAAAGGGTGGAAAAAAAAACGATGTCGTTTATGTGAATTTAGGGGAAAACTGATTTGGTGTTTTGGGGGAAAAGCCTAATGCTGTCGggcatgaaagaaatgaaatttaacaaattaaaacgACGCCATTTCGGCAAAAAAATTTTGATCGTTTGCGGTGCTTTAGAAACACACTGCTAAAAGTTATCTATTGCGGCGTTTCtaagaaagcgccgctaatatcCAACAAAAATGATGTCGTTTTCTTTAAGCACTAATGTTTtttgaaaaaacgccgctaatcccCTATATATTCaactaaaacgacgtcgtttccatAAACTTCAAttctttttgcggcgttttttataaACGCCACTATTCCCTATCCAActaaaacgacgccgttctaTTAAACTATAAACTTTTTTGCAGCggcattttaatttttaaaaatgccGCTAATCCCCTAAATATCCAACTAAAACGACGCAGTTTTCTTTAAACTATACTGTTTTTTGCAGCGTTTTTTGGAAAAACGCCACTAAtctcttaatttttatattttatttttatttgttataatttggtagccaaaataattaacttatgatagtcaatatttaataatatatctatatTGCAtgataactttgaaattttaagtttaaatttcacttaTATAAATTACGTGTAgaggaattaatttgaattgaattcttCATTCAATTAATTCTTTAGATTaatgattttaattattaatactaATGATGATAAATGTTAATATGATGACAATTAGttataatttaatcctaataTTATGAATTAAAGTTTAAAAGATTTATCTCTTGTTGATATATGGTacatactaatttttttttacattttacggAAGTAGATAATCTTCAGTTTTAATCTTTTAAATATGCTtaatatttaatccttatattttaatttctaatatAATTTGGGTTCTATgtgtttataatattattaagtaGATATAGTTATCGATCCATATCAAATTTTGttactttaattaattaatttatttatcaatgtttttttaaattctaataattatcaaaatttcaaatggtctagattaaatattttaaatatataaaagtattaattgattgtataaaatttcatcatttaacaaatttCACGTAAACCTTAAATCcaaaaccatttaatatatataaagtttatctattatctacgaaataatttaaactataatcatatataattttaatatattaagattaatattatctcttttacaattatataagaaatcgtttaatatataaattaaaaatgataATTAATCAAAACCCTAAACCTCTAACCCCTAACTGGTctttaaaccttaaaccttaaactcGAAACCCTAAATCACAATACATATACCTTAGACCCTAACCCCTAAACCATAAACTcttaacccttaacccttaacccctaaCCCTTAATCATTATCCCCTAACCCTTAATTCTTAACCCATAACCGCTAAATCTTAAACTCCAACTATTAAACCCTAAAGTACCCTAAACTACATAATTCATAacccttaaaatagtaactcctaaaccttaaacctttgAACCATATACCCCaaatcataaacactaaactataatgataattaattcaatattttaaaattaatactatctcttttaaaattatataagaaaatatttaatatataaataaaaaacaattagtcatatatcaataaactttaaaattattttaaataatagtattttaataaatattttcctatgtttttacttttaaaattattctatgtgtcattattttttttaagaatttaaatattcaattaaaaatagattaTACTTCTAGCGGCGCttcttaaaaacgccgctaatgctgaCTTATAGTGGTGTTTTTCAAAAAAGAGCCGCAAAAGATCGATCATAGTGGCATTTTGCAAGAAGGCACCACTAAAGCAACTAAAGCTAAAATAACGATGCCCTTGTGTTTAGTTTCTATAAGtcagcattagcggcgttttcttTAAAACGCTTTATTGTTTTGCGGCGTTTtaacctatagcggcgtttttctaaAAGCGCCACTAATTGTCaatctatagcggcattttttcaAAATCGCCGCTAATGATCGTTTTTTAGTGACGTTTTTGTAGAAGCGCTGCTAATGCTGGTTTTTAGTGTCGTTTTTTTattaaaacgccacaaaaaacacCGCTAGTGGTTTTTATATAATTGTATAAAAATTGAATTGATATATATGAATTTaagaatatttttattaatatattttatttgtattctttttttacttttattgttaaacaatttttaaaattttaatttatattattttagataattttattaaaaatatgatttaaaatatgttaAAAGTTGAGTGAATAATGATGATGCAACTGCTGTATTTCAAAGAAATTTATTGTTTGACGAACAGTTGAGAGAGTAATCCCAAAGTATGAGTGaagatttaaaaacaaaaaaagtgtgaAAACTCTAAGAAACAGCTAGCTTGTTTGCTTTTATGAATATTACTTTGTGTGTATAAACAAATGATAAAGTTAGGCGACCAAACTTAAATTAATGAATCATTCAAATATCTAAATTTAGAACCGCATGAAATGGTTCTTTTATCTAAGCCTCAAAATTTAAGTTTGAGAAAATGAACTTTAATAATATTGAATAACAATAGTCAAATTTGGTTACATAAATGAACTtacaatttaaaaaaacaaatacaATTTCTTCTTGGTTAAGGTATAAATTACATTTTAagttacttttatattttaatcattcaattttaaaagttgcaaaataattatttaactattcaaaaaaattatttaaattattggcTGTTAAAATCATTGTTATATTGTCTTCTCTTTTGCACCGTTTGCACCAATTGAAAGCTCTACTTTTTCTTCTCTTCTACAATTCAAttcttttttcataaaataacttTGAATATTATAAATCTACAAACTAAAATCCAACTAACTTTCTTCTCCGATCTTCAATACTGACCACCAGATcgacttggatctaaggtataTTCTTTTACTCGTTGATAGAAACTAATCCACCATATTGATTGTTTAATCATCACTTGGAGCTTGccaattaaacttttaaaaaaaaaaaacttaacaacttaaataaaatttttaaataatttaataacttaaatgaatgtttgaataatttaatgatcaatttataatttttaaaattaaggaatcaaaatataaatttaataaattaattgtaAGTTTGTTAATGTTGATTTACATCATAGGATTGTTATCATGTCCGTTTGTAGTTTTTCAAAAGCTATTCAACTGTTGAGTTAGAGCCTCTAGATCGACTCAATTCTTGTGCAAAATCGAATTTAAATTCATTATTCAccatattaaaaaggaaaaagaaaaatcaaatattACTTTTCATCAAATAgttctttttgaaaaaaaaaaaagcaaaacgtTCAACAATCAAAGCGAAAATATATTTTAAGCTGGAACTTGGTTACCTACTTATATCTAAAGCAAAAGCCACGCAAAAAccaacatattatatatatatatatataaataaaaagaataaCAGTTAAAACAAAATCGTACTATTAGGTTGCAAGAGAATACAAATGAATTAAAAGTTGTAAGTTGTAACAATTAATCAAAAAAATAATGATTTAAGAAATGGAAAATGAATTATTTTCCAGATATGAAAAGGTTTTGCACTTCAATCTAAGCTTTACCGAcagtaaaaatcaaataaaataaagatgCACACAAATTACAGCAACATTTTTCTGCTAAATCCCAACCTTAAGCTTGTTAAAAACAATCATCCGGGTTTTTCATGATCTTTTGTTTTTGCTTCCCAATAACAAAGAGAAGTAAAACAAAATCCGAAACAAGAAACCCCAAGCCACTGTAATCAACAAGCAATTCCACTTGCTTAAATCTGTAATCCCTTCTTGCTTCAGAATATCCAATCCCGTTGTCATACAGGTTGAGCTTGTAATTCTCATTCCCAAAGTATTGCTTAATGACTGCAGTAATCTCACTTTCATGGCGGGAGGGACTGCTCCAAGTGGTGAATTGTCAAATATTTGAATCCCTCTCACGAAGCACTTTGCTGGGTTTTCAAATTCATTTTGTAAGACTGCTTCATATGGGTATTTCACAAGGGATAAGTAATGGAACCATATCCAGTAACCCGGGATTCTGTCACGATTGATGAAGAAGCCGCTAAAGAGTAAGAAATATGCTAGAATAGCGACGACTATGGTATAGCCTAACATCACATGCGGGACGACACCCGAAAGGAATGTCACGAATGAACTTCCGGACCAAAACGAAGCAAACATAATTAGGAAATAGAATAAGAATCCTGATAATCCGCCGTCTAGCCCTACTGCCCAAAATGTTGTCATGGAGAAAGCAAACGAGAGCAAAATCAAGCCCGGTAGCGTCACTAAAGCATTTGATATGACGTATGATAATCTCCTGTAAGCGTTGTAAGCAGTTTCTCTCATgaaaatgtacctttcttggagAAAAACTGGAAGAGCATCGGCACAAGTGTAATATGTTGTCGACATTGCGAATGCAAAAAACCCTAGTCTTTCTTGCACCCCTTTTGGTGAATTATCAAGTTGCCAAAATACTGTCGCTAAAATGAACCCTGTCACTAGAACTGCTGCCAAACGAATTCCGAACAACTCCGGCATTCGTCTTGAATTTAGGATGGATCGATTTGACAATACCACCATTTCTTTCCAAAATGGATTTGCAAATGTTGGAACCATGGAAGTTGAATTGACATCATTTGTAGCACCTGGGACGAGTTTACCTCGAGATATACTGGCGCTAATTGCTTCTTTTAGCGATAAACCGAGCCGATCTGGCTCGGAGTCTCTAGTATGCTTCATGCTTTGCCATGACTTGTTGAATTCGACCAAACTTTTTGTTCCTCCAGGAGATCCTTCGAGTTCTCGGATTAAGTCCAGGGCAAACTCCGTTTTGTTCTCGTTCTCGGGTATTGGATACCCGAACTCCGAGAAATACAGCGGGAGAGTCGTCGGTGAACCACTGTAAACTGTTTGTCCACGAGACAAAAATATCAATCGGTCAAGCAATCCGAGAATACGATAACTTGGCTGATGAACTGACATTACAACAATGCTTCCACTCTGAGCTATCCTCTGTAAAACCTTCACCACCATGAAAGCACTGGTTGAATCCAGCCCTGATGTAGGCTCATCCAAGAAAAGAATAATGGGGTCGTGAATTATATCGATTCCGATGGATACACGACGACGCTCTCCACCGGAAACACCACGATGACCTTCATCACCGATTACAGTTTTGGCTGCATTTCTTAAGCCTAATTGATCGATCAAGGCTTGAACTCTCATTTTCTTCTTAGATTTCGACAAAGTCCGAGGAAGGCGAAACTCAGCTGCGAACATTAAGGTTTCTTCGACAGTAAGCATTGGGAAAAGTAAATCATCTTGCATAACGTAAGCTGAAATGACTTTCAACATTCGAGACTCCAAAGCTTCGCCATTTAAAGTAATGTTTCCTTTCAAACTCCCTTTAGCTATTCTGTTGGCTAAAGCATCGATCAGCGTCGACTTACCTGAACCACTCGCTCCAAGCACAGCGAGTATCTCACCGTCTCGAGCCTCACCGGAGATATCATTAAGCAACGTCTTGGTCCTCGTAAAATAACTATCTCCGGCAAGTGGGTTGCCGACGATAGCGGCATCTGCAGCGGCGCTTCCACCCCTCCGTCTGAATAAACCAGGCAACGCCATTTTGCGAGGAACCTTTACACTATAAGTAAGGTTGTTAAAGGAAAGCACAAAGGGTATGGGGCGCGGTTCGGTGACGTCGACGAGGACTTCATGGACAGGAGTTTCGTCGCCGGTGGCTTCTTTCCTTGCATCACCAACGTGTTTAAGTAGTTGGCCGAGCGTTGGGGAAGCTCCTGTGGCTGTTGAGAGTTCGCCGGCAATAAGCTCCAATGAGTGTTGAAAATACTGAGAAGGACTATTACGATGATGATTATTATCCGACGACATGTTTTGGGGACAATAGGAGAGATGGGGCGGGTTATGTTAACCCCCTTTCGTCGGGAAATGTCAGAAAATGGGGTGTTTTCAAAGTGAAGGGGAAAAGGGTGTTGTGATTTTGAACATTTCAAGGTTTAGAGAAATCTATATATAGGATAGGAGTGAAAGTAATGGtttaattttatgtaatttaataTGTTTGATTTTTTGACAGTTATTATTGAGAGGTAAGGTTACCTAAATCATCTAATATGAAATCTATACGCCTCTGTGTTTCTTAGAAGGAAGAAAGGTGGGTACGTGTGCGGCCGTGATTTATTACGATAGATAGCTGATAAACACGTGACGTAGTGGTGGTTTTGTTTCAGTGGCAGGGGAATTAGGTTGGGTGTTGATCTACTGTGGCGTAAGCTCTGAATAGTCCATATGGATGGCTAAATATTAATGGGTTAAGGGTTGAAACTTGAATCCAATATTGCTTGCCACTGGGATTTGTTATCATGTGCTTCACACGTAAATCCTTATGTCTTTGGTCATTTGTGTTTTTATTCTCATCATTCCAAAATATTTGTTAATTTATTCACGCTGTAAAGCCTCCTAACATGGAAATTTCTTATTTTTGGTCctttaaaatttaccaaaaattgatAGAATTGCTCTTTTAACTCTtcgaaaatgataaaattttagttTAGTCCTTAAAAGTTAAAAAGATATGAggtattaaaatggtaaaaaaaatatttttaactcataaaatatacaatttagttttGCTAAAAAAAAATATCTAACTTCACCTGACTcttcaaaaattataaatttaatcatTGTTAAGTCTTTAATGAAATGTTTACATGACTTTTTATTAGTTCAATAACTACTTTAGCTTTCAATGTTTACATATTATGTCAATTTGGTTTTGATcctaaaaaattcaacaaattaagcacttaatatttacaaattctaCCAATTTGGTCTTGATTCTAAAATTAACTCTTATTTTTTACTCATACGGCCAATTCTCTTTATAATAGTCCTACATGTCTCTGAAAATTTGGATATTATAAAAAGTAGATGTTATATATCTATAATGACATTTGAGATTCAAATCATACTTACATatcatttaattgtcaaattaaaaatataatattatttaataataacattaattGGTAAGATTGAGATCAAATCTTTAATGAAATTTACaattttctttctatttattcaagaTTAGTTTATGATCggtatatttttatgtaaaatctaaatatttattaaaataatatcttaGCTAAAAGTTATGATTCTTATTTCATTTaggaataaaattaatttttattaaaatttaagatAAGAGTTTGTAATAGAGAATTAATtttgttataaaaataaaaataaaacataaaaacctATTCTACAACAAACTTGAAATGCTATTATAAAGGCTTACAATTACAGAGACAACTTACTATATGTTCTTTCTTTGTCGTTTCTTTttctagttttatttttattttatttgtttctcTTTATTTTCGAAAATAGTGATGGCATCATTGTCGTCACCTGTTGCTATTACTAAAGGCTTTCTCCGGTCAAAATCTATAGTGATTTTGAATTATAGGCAAAACTTGATTGATTTTATTAATTCGCTCAATCACCTATTTATACAAAGAGATGTGAAAGCAAATAACAAAGGTAATTCTATGATAAAGGAAATTTCAATAAcaagatttcaaaatttaaatatatggataaaataaacttaaaataaaggatataataaatttaaattttaactaaacTAAGACTTGATCTTCAGTATATCTTCAGTACACCCTCCTCAAGTTAAGAGATAAGCAACAACATTTTAGAAACAAGATAG contains these protein-coding regions:
- the LOC108458575 gene encoding ABC transporter G family member 6-like — protein: MSSDNNHHRNSPSQYFQHSLELIAGELSTATGASPTLGQLLKHVGDARKEATGDETPVHEVLVDVTEPRPIPFVLSFNNLTYSVKVPRKMALPGLFRRRGGSAAADAAIVGNPLAGDSYFTRTKTLLNDISGEARDGEILAVLGASGSGKSTLIDALANRIAKGSLKGNITLNGEALESRMLKVISAYVMQDDLLFPMLTVEETLMFAAEFRLPRTLSKSKKKMRVQALIDQLGLRNAAKTVIGDEGHRGVSGGERRRVSIGIDIIHDPIILFLDEPTSGLDSTSAFMVVKVLQRIAQSGSIVVMSVHQPSYRILGLLDRLIFLSRGQTVYSGSPTTLPLYFSEFGYPIPENENKTEFALDLIRELEGSPGGTKSLVEFNKSWQSMKHTRDSEPDRLGLSLKEAISASISRGKLVPGATNDVNSTSMVPTFANPFWKEMVVLSNRSILNSRRMPELFGIRLAAVLVTGFILATVFWQLDNSPKGVQERLGFFAFAMSTTYYTCADALPVFLQERYIFMRETAYNAYRRLSYVISNALVTLPGLILLSFAFSMTTFWAVGLDGGLSGFLFYFLIMFASFWSGSSFVTFLSGVVPHVMLGYTIVVAILAYFLLFSGFFINRDRIPGYWIWFHYLSLVKYPYEAVLQNEFENPAKCFVRGIQIFDNSPLGAVPPAMKVRLLQSLSNTLGMRITSSTCMTTGLDILKQEGITDLSKWNCLLITVAWGFLFRILFYFSLLLGSKNKRS